A region of the Sphingobium sp. HWE2-09 genome:
GGCAAATATCTGCTAGTAATTTCTACTCCTTTGACCCAAACTTCTTAATGATTTCTATCCCGAACGTGCGAACACCACCGGGAAAACCTAAATTGAAACCACCAAATTCGAGAGAGAATGCCTGGTCATAATATTTCTTTGCGGTCAGGTTCTTTCCAAACAATGCCACATCCAACCCTGCGCCATCGAGATGGAGATTGATGCGCCCACTCAACAAGCCGAACCCGCGCTGCGTAACTTGGCTGCGCAGTACTGCGGTCGGATCAAGGACGACCTTGCTCTGCCAGTTATAGTCCACGTTTATGGCAGCCGTACCAAAACTTGCCGTGTGGACATATCGCGCGCCTAGCGCCCAGGTCCATTTCGGTACGGGAAAGGGTTCACCGGAGCGATCGCCGGCGAGATCAACGAATTTTTTGTATTGGGCATTGGTGTATGCTGTCGAACCGCGCAATGTCAGACCCGAAGCAACAAGAAGGTCGCTTTCCGCCTCCAAGCCCCAAATAACCGCGGAAGCAGCGTTTGTCGCACGCGACCCATAGTCCCCCGTGGCGGTTTGAAACTGCGTTGTTACCTGTAGATCGGAATATTTATCCCGATAGGCGTCGACATTCAGGCGAAGCTTGCGATCGAAGAAATAGGATTTGATGCCTGCCTCAAATTCCACATTCGTTTCCGGTTTGAACGGAATAAAGGAGTCCGCAAGAACCGATCCGCTGGCTTGCTGGCCACCGCTGCGATAACCCTGTGCAGCCTTGGCATAGATCAGGACATCAGCATTCAGGCTATGGTCGAGGGATATCAGCCATGACGGCTTTTTGAACGTTGTCTGAAACCTCCGAGGGCATTGCGCTGGACCAGTCGCCGTAGAATCCACGCCAGGCGCAGGTACGACGCAGGTGTCGCCAGCAAGGTCAGTGGCATCATTTCGCCGCCGGTCGATCGAGTAGCGGCCGCCGGCGGTCACATGCCAATCGGGCAAAAACTCCCACGTCGCCTGGGCGAAGGCTGCAAGGCTCCTGTTCTGAACCTGATTATAATTGGACGTCAGGCCCAAACCCAGGAAATTGAATTCGGTGTAATCCCGGCCCTTTTCAAGACCACCATAGAATCCGACGATCCAATTAAATTGGGACTGTTCACCAAGAATTTGGAATTCCTGACTATAATATCTGTCTTCCTTCCGGCCATTAGTTGGAATTACGGTAACGACAGGAAGCACCGATGGCAAAGCAGCGCGATACTTCAACCATTGATAGCCAGATATTGAACGGAGTTGGACTCCGGCCCCGATCTCGCCACTGATCGTAATATTGGCGTCCGCCCGTCGGATCTGTGACAACCCTTTATCCACAGCACCGTTGGTGTAGAAATTACGCTGGGATTGCGCGATCGCATTCCGCAGATAGGCCACGGCCTGCCCCTCGGTCCCCCCTAACGCGGCTTGGGTCACCTGCGTTAGCAGGCCGCCCTCGGGATTTGACGGATCACCGAAGCCAGCCGGCGTCAGGCCGATTATCCTTGTGGCACCGCCCCCGGCATCGCTTTTCTCGTAATGCCCAGCGACCAGAATTGTCCATGAATTGCCAAGACGGGCGCGGAGCTTTCCGCGGTAATATTGGCTGTCCTGCGACAGGAATTGGTGACCGACACTGTCACGTCCAAATCCGTCGCTGATGCCGCGCTGGATAACAAACCGAGCAGCTACGTCGTCATTGATCGGTACGTTGAGAATGCCGACGGCGCTAGCGGTCGCATTGTTGGCGAAGGTTAGATCAACGGATCCCGACAATTCATCAGCAGGATCAGTCGTCAAAATGCTGATCGCTCCTCCAGTTGTATTGCGGCCGTACAAAGTACCTGCCGGCCCTCTTAGCACTTCGACGCGGCTGATATCGACCAAGGAAGCACCGAGACCGAACTGGCGTGGGATGTAGAGCCCATCGACGTACAAGCCCACGGAAGGGTCGGCCAACAGGGTATTGTCGTTTTGCTTACGACCTCGCAACGTAAGGGCTAGCGACTGTGGATCGTCGAAGCCCTGCTGAAGGTAAAGACCGGGCGCTAAAGCCTGCAGGTCACTGATGGTGTTAACCGAGCGCGCCTTCAGCTGTTCTGCACCGACGGCCGTAATTGATACCGGAACAGTTTGGGCGCTCTCAGATCGTTTCCGGGCCGTTACGACGATATCCTGAAGGCTTGATTGTGCTACCTGAGCCTGCGGCTCTCTCCCTGCCTGCACCTGCGCGTGCACCGGGCAAGATATAGCTCCCAACCCGATGATCGCCCCGCTAGAAAAAAATACATGTCTGGCGTGCTGCTTCATCTCATCCATCCCCTAAGAACCTGATTATTTTACATTTTTTTAGTACATTAAGTATTTTTACATGAATTGATCCGCAACAGTGGTGCTGCATCGAATTAAAGCGATTACCGCTATGGGCTCTCGATTCATGCTATAATATTTTTGTCGCTCGGCATTGGCTCTTTCGGCCAAAAAATGTTGAGAACCTGCCAAAGCCCCCCAAAGCTGCTAATCCGCTCCTGGCCGCACAGTTAACCTGAAACCTTTCGCCCGAACGTTGGTGTGACAATGGAAGACATAGTTCTGATGTGATTCCGAGAGGTTACAACAACGACCTTGGAATGGAGAATCCGATCATGCGAGCGCGTCACAGCCAGGTGCAGATTCGCTATGTAAGCGATCTTTCCGGCACCGCATGGTATTTTGATCGAACCATATTTACCTGCGTCACGCCAACGCGGACGACGACGGCGTTCACCAATGCTGGATATCCTTGCTTGTCCCCGGATATGAGCCAGTGCTATCTTATTCGCCCCCTACCGAAGACCGTTTGGTCGGGCACACAGGAATCGACAATCACAGTCACCCAACAGTATGACACCGCGGCGCAGTTCTACAGACTATCGTTGCCGCCAGCTATGCACAAGAGCCAACTGCCCGGCCTTTGGCTTACCAAGATCTCTCGGGGCAGGACCTATTAAATCTGTTGCTCAGCAGTCGATTGGCTGATTGAATGGCGGCGTGAGGAGACGTCGTCATGATTGATCTGATCTTGCTGTCGGAGGTGCAGACGCGCCGAATCGAACCATATTTTCCGCTGTCTCATGGCGTGCCGCGGGTGGATGATCGTCGGATCATCAGCGGTATCATCTTTGTCATCAGCAGCGGCTTGCGGTGGCGCGATGCGCCCGCCGACTACGGTCCGCCCAAGGCGATTTACAATCTTTTCGTCTGGTGGAGCCGGCTCGGGGTGTTCAAGATTTTCTCCGCCGTTTAGGCGCAAGGCGGCAAGCCAGACCAGTTGATGATTGATGCGACGCATCTACAGGCATACCGGACAGCCTCCAGCCTTATTAAGAAGGGTCTGTTCACAGACGTATCGGACGCAACAAAGGCGGCCTGAACTCGAAGCTCCACGCCATGTGCGACGGCAAGGGTAGACCGCTGGTCATGCTGCTGAGCGAGGGGCAGATGAGCGCCTACATGGGAGTCCGCCCTGATGCTCGACGCTTTGCCCCGTGCCAAAGCCCTGCTCGGCGATCGAGGCTATGACGCCGACTGGTTCCGCAAGGCGCTCGCAGAACGCAACATCGCGGCCTGCCTCCTGACAAAGAAGAACCGGAAGGTCGCTATCCCGCACGGCGCTATGCTATATCGCCAGCGCCACAAGATCGAGATTAAGCTCGGCAAGCTTGAGGACTGGCGACGCAACCATGTCCGCTACGATCGATGCGCTCATACATTCATGTCAGCCATCTGCATCACGGCAACCATCCTATTCTGGATCAATCAATGAGTCCTGATCTTAAATCTACATGGCCTTTTAAGCCTCCCCCTTCCCCCAAAAAAAGGTTGTCACGGTGAGGACTTTCATTCCTGCTTGCCAAATCCGACTGAGGCGATACTGTGGTATTCATTTACTCAAGTCCGACGCACCAAGGTTCGCGGGGCAACTCAATTGCCAGCGCGATGCGCGCGCCCCTCCTGCTCCAACCCTATTACATGCTTGATCTCTTGTCGTTATCATACGGCGAGCTCTGACCGCCAAGGTAACCGGCACAAATCCGTCACAGGTCTAAATCGAACCCGGCAGCGCGAACTTCCAAGTGTCGCTATCGGTAGCCGCTGCAGTGGTTCAGTCACGTTGCGCTCATGGCACATCTCACTCAAACCATCCAACCGTCCCGGTAGAGGGGACGTTACTCGAGGGGAATAGACGCTAAGGCATGGCGATCGAGAAACGAAACTGCATCGCATGCAGGGAGTGAGGGGATGACATGCCGCGTTCTAATATGACAAAACGGAAACTGTGCTGGACCAGCACGGCGATGGCCACCGCAATCCTCGCCTGGCCTCTACAGGCGGACGCGCAGACGACACCTCCTGATTCGCAGTCGAACGCTCAAACCGACACTTCAGCGGCCGGCAACACTGCGGTAAATGACATCATCGTCACCGCCAACCGCCGTGACCAGCGCCTGCAGGATGTTCCGGTCGCAATCAGCGCTATTTCCGGCGAGTTGGCGGAGGCGAAGGGTGTTTCGGGCACCGCATCTTTGCAAACCAGCGTACCCTCGCTCAACCTCACGCGCCAGACAAATGGTCCGAACCCCTTCCTGCGCGGTGTCGGCACGTCCAACGGCGATCCGAATACCGAGGGATCGGTCGCCATTTACGTCGATGGCGTGTACATGCCCTCGCCTTTCGGCAACTTTTTCGATTTCTCAAGCGTCGATCATGTCGAAGTGCTTAAAGGCCCGCAGGGTACGCTGTTCGGCCGAAACGCCACGGGCGGCGTCATCCATGTCCTGACAAAGGATCCCGGCCCAAAAACGGATGCCGCCTTCACAGTCGGTTATGCCAATTATGAGACGGTCAAGGCGACCGGTTATATCTCCGGCGCAATCACGTCGAACCTTACGGCTAATCTTGCCGTACTCTATCAGAATCAGGGCAAGGGTTTCGGCCGGAACATCTTCACGGGCGAGCGCACGCTTGGCTCGACTGACTATGATTTCCGGGCGAAGCTTCTCTGGTCGCCGACCGACAGGACGGATATCAAGCTGGCAGGAGATTATTCCCGTTCAGAAAACGGGGGGATGAACGTGCAGGTGATACCTGGCGCGCGCAATATCCTTGGACAAGGGTTTCCTGGCAAATTCAACACCAATGGTGACGTAACCGACAAAGCGTTGGCACGTCGCAGGGGGGCGTCGCTTCGCATCGATCATGACTTCGATGTTGCAAAGCTGATGTCCCTTTCCGCCTATCGCAAAACGACTGGATACTGGCAATCCAATCTCGATCTGTCGCCCGTTCCGCTGCTGTCGGGCAAGTTCAATCAGGCAGGTGAAATGTATTCGCAGGAGGTCCACCTCCTTGCCCCTTCATCCTCTCGTTTTCAATGGTTTCTTGGCGCCTTCTTTTTTGATTATAAGGCGGGCCATGTACCAGGGGACGTGAGAGGCCTAGCCTTCGCGCCGCTGCCTGGCGTGTCGTTCGACGAAACAACTCATACGCGTTCGGTGGCCGTTTTTGCGCAGGGAACCTATCCAATTGGGGAGGAAACAAATCTCACGGTCGGCTTGCGTAACACCTGGGATCGGGTCCGGTCGGTGAGCGTCCTGAAAATCGTGGATACCGACGCCGTCCTCGATCCGGTTTCAGGTGAGCCGCGTCGGCAGACCCTGAAATATTCAAAGCCCACTTGGCGTTTGTCCCTGGATCATAAGTTCGGGCCGGATACTTTGGGCTATCTGTCTTACAACCGCGGGGTAAAATCCGGAAACTTCAATGTGACGGCGCCACCTTCGTCGAATGACCCCTATCTGCCCGAAAAGCTCGATGCCTATGAAGCCGGCGTTAAGACCGAATTTTTCGATCGCAGTGTGAAAGTAAACTTGAGCGCTTTTTACTATAAGTTCGCAAATATCCAATTCCAGCGGGTCATTTCCGGCAGTGCGCTCGTGTTCAACGGACCATCTGCCAAAAGCTACGGCGGCGAAATCGAGCTTGAGGTACGCGCATCGCCAAACCTGTCAATCCAAGGCGGCCTAGGCATCATCCGCAGCAAGATCGGCGATTTCCCGAACGCGCCGAATGTTTGCCGTCTAACCGCGACCGGGACCAATGACCTGCTGTCGGGCGTCTGCGATCCTGTGACCGGTGCAGTTAATCCTGCGATACCGTATAATGCTAAAGGAAACCAACTTCCTCAGGCTCCGAAATTCACAGGAAATATCGGTGTCAGTCACACCCTTCCGACAACGATCGGAAACTTCGACACAAATATCAATGTTTACTACAATAGCGGCTTTTTCTCTGAAATCGACAATCGTTTGAGGTTTAAGAAATATGCTTTGCTGAATGGGTCGCTCCGGT
Encoded here:
- a CDS encoding TonB-dependent receptor; protein product: MDEMKQHARHVFFSSGAIIGLGAISCPVHAQVQAGREPQAQVAQSSLQDIVVTARKRSESAQTVPVSITAVGAEQLKARSVNTISDLQALAPGLYLQQGFDDPQSLALTLRGRKQNDNTLLADPSVGLYVDGLYIPRQFGLGASLVDISRVEVLRGPAGTLYGRNTTGGAISILTTDPADELSGSVDLTFANNATASAVGILNVPINDDVAARFVIQRGISDGFGRDSVGHQFLSQDSQYYRGKLRARLGNSWTILVAGHYEKSDAGGGATRIIGLTPAGFGDPSNPEGGLLTQVTQAALGGTEGQAVAYLRNAIAQSQRNFYTNGAVDKGLSQIRRADANITISGEIGAGVQLRSISGYQWLKYRAALPSVLPVVTVIPTNGRKEDRYYSQEFQILGEQSQFNWIVGFYGGLEKGRDYTEFNFLGLGLTSNYNQVQNRSLAAFAQATWEFLPDWHVTAGGRYSIDRRRNDATDLAGDTCVVPAPGVDSTATGPAQCPRRFQTTFKKPSWLISLDHSLNADVLIYAKAAQGYRSGGQQASGSVLADSFIPFKPETNVEFEAGIKSYFFDRKLRLNVDAYRDKYSDLQVTTQFQTATGDYGSRATNAASAVIWGLEAESDLLVASGLTLRGSTAYTNAQYKKFVDLAGDRSGEPFPVPKWTWALGARYVHTASFGTAAINVDYNWQSKVVLDPTAVLRSQVTQRGFGLLSGRINLHLDGAGLDVALFGKNLTAKKYYDQAFSLEFGGFNLGFPGGVRTFGIEIIKKFGSKE
- a CDS encoding TonB-dependent receptor; amino-acid sequence: MATAILAWPLQADAQTTPPDSQSNAQTDTSAAGNTAVNDIIVTANRRDQRLQDVPVAISAISGELAEAKGVSGTASLQTSVPSLNLTRQTNGPNPFLRGVGTSNGDPNTEGSVAIYVDGVYMPSPFGNFFDFSSVDHVEVLKGPQGTLFGRNATGGVIHVLTKDPGPKTDAAFTVGYANYETVKATGYISGAITSNLTANLAVLYQNQGKGFGRNIFTGERTLGSTDYDFRAKLLWSPTDRTDIKLAGDYSRSENGGMNVQVIPGARNILGQGFPGKFNTNGDVTDKALARRRGASLRIDHDFDVAKLMSLSAYRKTTGYWQSNLDLSPVPLLSGKFNQAGEMYSQEVHLLAPSSSRFQWFLGAFFFDYKAGHVPGDVRGLAFAPLPGVSFDETTHTRSVAVFAQGTYPIGEETNLTVGLRNTWDRVRSVSVLKIVDTDAVLDPVSGEPRRQTLKYSKPTWRLSLDHKFGPDTLGYLSYNRGVKSGNFNVTAPPSSNDPYLPEKLDAYEAGVKTEFFDRSVKVNLSAFYYKFANIQFQRVISGSALVFNGPSAKSYGGEIELEVRASPNLSIQGGLGIIRSKIGDFPNAPNVCRLTATGTNDLLSGVCDPVTGAVNPAIPYNAKGNQLPQAPKFTGNIGVSHTLPTTIGNFDTNINVYYNSGFFSEIDNRLRFKKYALLNGSLRWTDNSDQLSMTVWGKNLANTYYYAQLTSQAGLSDFGSPAAPRTFGVTLGYKYK